A genome region from Corvus hawaiiensis isolate bCorHaw1 chromosome 4, bCorHaw1.pri.cur, whole genome shotgun sequence includes the following:
- the GDI2 gene encoding rab GDP dissociation inhibitor beta, giving the protein MNEEYDVIVLGTGLTECILSGIMSVNGKKVLHMDRNSYYGGESASITPLEDLYKRFNLPGTPPESMGRGRDWNVDLIPKFLMANGQLVKMLLYTEVTRYLDFKVIEGSFVYKGGKIYKVPSTEAEALASSLMGLFEKRRFRKFLVYVANFDENDPRTFEGVDPKKTTMRDVYKKFDLGQDVIDFTGHALALYRTDDYLDQPCQETINRIKLYSESLARYGKSPYLYPLYGLGELPQGFARLSAIYGGTYMLNKPIEEIVIENGKVVGVKSEGEVARCKQLICDPSYVSDRVTKVGQVIRVICILSHPIKNTNDANSCQIIIPQNQVNRKSDIYVCMISSAHNVAAQGKYIAIASTTVETADPEKEIKPALDLLEPIEQKFVSISDLFAPTDLGTESQIFISRTYDATTHFETTCDDIKDIYKRMMGSEFDFEEMKRKKNDIYGEEEQQ; this is encoded by the exons GAATGCATCCTCTCCGGGATCATGTCAGTGAATGGAAAGAAAGTCCTTCACATGGATCGTAACTCGTACTATGGAGGGGAAAGTGCATCCATTACACCCCTGGAAGAT CTCTACAAAAGGTTTAATCTCCCAGGAACTCCACCAGAATCTATGGGGCGGGGAAGAGACTGGAACGTGGACCTCATTCCAAAATTCCTTATGGCTAATG GTCAGTTGGTAAAGATGCTGCTCTACACAGAAGTCACTCGTTACTTGGACTTCAAGGTGATCGAGGGGAGCTTCGTCTACAAGGGAGGAAAGATCTACAAAGTTCCTTCCACTGAGGCAGAAGCTTTGGCCTCCA GCTTAATGGGTTTGTTCGAGAAGCGCCGGTTCAGGAAATTCCTGGTGTACGTGGCCAACTTCGATGAGAACGATCCGCGGACCTTCGAGGGCGTGGATCCCAAGAAAACCACCATGAGGGATGTGTACAAGAAGTTTGACCTGGGCCAAGATGTCATTGATTTCACAGGCCATGCCCTCGCTCTCTACAGGACTGACGA CTATCTAGATCAACCCTGCCAAGAAACAATCAACAGGATTAAGCTGTACAGCGAGTCACTGGCTCGATACGGGAAAAGCCCCTACCTGTACCCCCTTTATGGCCTTGGAGAACTGCCCCAGGGATTTGCACG gctcAGTGCCATCTATGGAGGCACCTACATGCTCAACAAGCCCATCGAGGAGATCGTCATAGAGAACGGCAAAGTGGTCGGGGTCAAGTCCGAGGGGGAG GTGGCTCGCTGCAAACAGCTCATCTGCGACCCCAGCTACGTGTCGGACCGTGTGACGAAGGTGGGCCAGGTGATCCGGGTAATCTGCATCCTGAGCCACCCCATCAAGAACACGAACGATGCCAACTCGTGCCAGATCATCATTCCACAGAACCAGGTCAACCGGAAATCAG ATATCTACGTGTGCATGATCTCCTCTGCTCACAACGTGGCGGCGCAGGGCAAGTACATCGCCATCGCCAGCACCACCGTGGAGACCGCGGATCCGGAGAAGGAGATCAAGCCGGCCTTGGACCTCTTGGAGCCCATTGAGCAGAA gTTTGTGAGCATCAGTGACCTGTTTGCACCGACTGACCTGGGAACTGAGAGCCAG ATCTTCATCTCGCGCACCTACGACGCCACCACCCACTTTGAGACGACGTGCGACGACATCAAAGATATTTATAAGAGGATGATGGGATCAGAGTTCGACTTCGAGGAGATGAAACGCAAGAAAAACGACATCTatggggaggaggagcagcagtaA